CTTGAATATGGAAAACTTCATTACCGGGTACCCAGGCCATGAAACCGAACACAAAAAGGTGATTCTTAGCAAAATTGGCCAGGAGAAATTCGACTATTTTTTCGACAAGTTCTACGAGTACTTTTGGACCAAAGAGGATGCCAAGTTCTAAAAGCACTTGGGATTCAATTGCTTGCGAATTCCCTTTAACTACCGCCATTTTTTGGATGACGACGGTGACCTTTTCAGTGTCAATGCCAAAGGATTCGAACGGTTGGACCGCTTGGTCGACACCTGTGCAGCAAATGGAATTTACACAATCTTGGACCTCCACACAGTACCTGGTGGCCAGTGCCAGCAGTGGTTTAGCGATAGCCCCACCCATTTCTCTTGGTTCTGGGACTTCAAGGTGTTCCAGGACGCGATTGTGCACttatggctgcaaatcGCACATTACTATAAGGACAACCAATGGGTGGCCGGATACAACCCGTTGAACGAGCCGGCGTCCAGTGACCACTCCAAGTTAGTCAGATTCTACGAGAGAATCGAAAAGGCCATTCGAGGCGTCGACCCTCATCATGTTTTGTTCTTGGACGGAAACACGTATGCGATGGACTTCAGCCAGTTTCCTGACCAGCCGTTTTCGAACAGCGTATATGCCATTCACGACTACACATTGTACGGATTCCCACGAGGACTTATTGGAACCGGGTTTGTGGAACCTTACCAAGGGACAGAGGCACAAAAGGCTCAGTTGCAGAAACAATACCAGCGCAAAGTCCAGTACATGAAACAGCACGGGATCCCCGTGTGGAACGGAGAGTTTGGCCCCGTATATGCCAGCAGCTTCCGTGGAGACGTTGACCCGGAAGCCACCAACCGCGTGCGGTACCAGGTATTGAAGGACCAGTTGGAAGTGTACAAGCACGGAGACCCATCTGGCGACGGCTCAGCCATCAGCTGGTCAATCTGGCTCTACAAGGACATCGGTCTCCAGGGCCTCACATACGTGTCGGAAGATTCTAAATGGTTTGAGGTATTTGGaaaatggttgcaaaaaaagaagaagcttgGTTTGGACGCTTGGGGCAACGATATCGATCCGGAGTACCAGAAGTTGTACACGCGGTTAGGGGAACATATCAAAGCGAATGTACCTGAAAAGTACCACCGGGTGATGTATCCGCCGATTATGGATATTGATGGGTATGTGAATCGAGTCACGCGGGAGATGTTATTCTCCCAGTACTGTCAGCATGAGTATGCGGATTTGTTTGTGGGGATGGACTTTGACGAGTTGGACGAGTTGGCGGcatcgttcaagttggagaattGTGCTAGGCGGTGGGAGTTGGAGGAAGTGTTACGGGGGTACAGTGAAGAGAGTACGAAATAGAGAAGTATGTagtgggtgtatgggtcagagGCGAATGGTGAGGAATCAGAATTAGGATATCTCAAACAGGCTCTGCACACTTCCCACGAATATTCGCCGCAGATTCTCTGCCGTTGAAACACTCCGAATAATATCTAGATACTACGCCAATCAATATATATCCGTCAGGCTGCTGAACCAGCTCCATATGACCTGACTGCCATAACCTCCACCGCGTCCGCCAACGGAAAACTACCCCAAAATCAGATTTCCACTCTTGCACCCCACCGTTGAACATTTCCGAGATGCAATCCGAGAAGAACGCGATATTTCCCCAATGGGGCAACATCGCCGCTTTGTCACCACCTGAACCCCAGTCTGCCAAACCTGGGGCTCGTGCGGATCGATACCCTTAATCCAGATTTTTCCCCAGATATATATAAACCCCCCAGATTTCCTCATTCCCACCCCAAAACCTCAATCATGGTTAAAACTCTCGACGTGGATAGTTTGATCGACCAATTGACTTTAGAAGAGAAAATCTCTCTTTTGGCCGGGAATGACTCCTGGCATACAGTTCCCATCCCCCGACTCGGAATTCCATCTCTTAGGGTCAGTGATGGCCCCAATGGGGTCAGAGGAATTAAGTTCTTCAACGGGGTGCCTTCCAACTGTTTTGTGTGCGGAACCGGTTTGGCTGCAACTTTCAACAAACTGCTTCTCAAAAATTGTGGGCAGATGATGGGACAAGAAGCCAAAGCTCGGGGTGTCCACTGCATCCTTGGCCCCACCTGTAATACAGCACGGTCGCCGCTCGGCGGTCGTTCGTTCGAGAGTTACGGCGAGGACCCGGTTTTGTCGGGGTACGCGGCCGCCAGCATCGTCGCGGGAATCCAGCTGGAAAAAGTCCTGGCATGCTTGAAACATTTTGTATGCAACGACCAGGAGGATGAGAGAAAAGCGGTTGACACCTACTTGACGGAACGGGCGTTGCGGGAAATCTACATGAAGCCATTCCAGATCGCTCTTCGTGATGCCCACCCCAACGTAATTATGACTGCCTACAACATGATCGACGGCGAGCATGTTTCGCAGTCCAAGCggtttttgcagcaaatCCTTAGGCATGAATGGAAGTTCAATGGAGCTGTCATGTCCGATTGGTTTGGCACATactccaccaaagaagcTTTGGATGCCGGACTTACCCTCGAAATGCCCGGTCCTACACGGTTTCGGCAAATCGTACAAACCTCTCACAAAGTGTATTCCAATGAGATCCACACCGATACCATTGATCAGAATGTGCGGGATCTCTTGAACCTTGTCAACGAAAGCATCAAACCCGATATCGGCGAGAACATCGTGGAGCGTGAGAACGATGACCCGGCGGCCGAGGCGTTGTTGCGTCAATCAGGGGCTGAAGCGGtggtattgttgaagaatacCGGGATCTTGCCATTGGACAAGAAAACCCCCCAGAAAATCGTCATCCTTGGCCCCAACGCCAAGGTGTGCCAGGATTCAGGCGGGGGCTCTGCATCAATGGCGGCCCGGTACAAAATCACCCCTTTTGAAGGTATTGTCAAAAAGGTCAAGGAAGGTGGAAATAAGGCCACCATCGAGTACGCCATTGGGGCACATCTTGACAAGAACCTCCCAGATGTAGCTGATGTGTTGGTATCAAAAGGTGGTAACCTGGGCAGCATTTCGGTGACGTTTTACCAGCACCCATCCGGAGTCGAAGACAGAAATGAGCTCACATCGTTTGAGAtgaccaccaccaaagtgTTTTTGGCCGACTTCAAAGCCCCCAAATTGGACCCTAACGAGCTCCTTTACTATGCTGACCTTGAAGCTCACTACAAGGCCGAAGAGTCGGGCACCTACGAGTTTGGATGTTCCTGCCTTGGAAGTGCGCAGCTTTTCATTGACGGcaagttggtggtagaCAACAAAACCAAGCAGGTGAGAGGCGAggctttcttcttgggtaTGGGTACTCGTGAGGAGAAGTCCGACGTGCAATTGGTGAAAGGCCAAACTTACCACATCAAAGTGGAATTTGGAACTTCGCCCACCGCgttggttgcaaaagagTTCAAAGAACCTGGGGGTGTGTACTTCGGATTCAGATTGAAGTCCACCCCCAAAGACGAGTTGGCAAAGGCTGTTCAGATCGCCAAAGATGCCGATACTGTCATTGTAGTTGCAGGGTTGTCAAAGGAATGGGAGTCAGAAGGGTTCGACAGACCAAACATGGATATACCCGGTTACACCAAccagttgattgaagagGTCACCAAGGTCAACTCCAACGTGATCATCGTCAACCAGTCAGGCTCCGCCGTGACCATGCCATGGATAGACAAAGTCCAGGCGGTGGTACATGCTTGGTTCGGAGGAAACGAGACTGGAAATACCATCGCAGACGTTGTTTTTGGCGACTACAATCCCAGCGGGAAGTTGTCGATGACGTTCCCCAAGCGGGTGGAGGATAACCCAGCGTTCTTGAACTTCGGGTCTACCAACGGTAAAGTGTGGTACGGTGAAGATGTCTATATTGGATACCGATTCTACGAGAAAACAAAGACAGATGTGTTGTTTCCATTTGGGTTCGGATTATCTTACACTAACTTtgagttttccaacttgaagatcaaaCCCGTGAAAAGCGAAATCCACGTATCGGTGACGGTGAAGAACACTGGCAAGATTAAAGGTGCTGAGGTGATTCAGGTGTATGTTTCCCCGGTGGAGTCGAAGATTCCCAGGCCCATCAAggagttgaaaaacttcGACAAGGTCGAGTTGGCTCCTGGAAAGAGTGTTAGTGTTACTATTCCGATTTCTATCAAAGAGGCCACTTCCTATTGGGATGGGTATAAGAACAAATGGTCTTCTGATAAGGGTACCTACAAGGTTTTGGTAGGTAACAGTTCGGATAACATCTTGGTGGAGGGTGAGTTTGAGACCGACAAGTCGTTTAACTGGCTCGGTCTTTAAAGTAGTGTGTGTGATATAGTTTATGTAGATGCTAATGAACCGCTCGCTTAAGAAATCTGATTCGCTTAAATCCACCAACATAACTGTTAACTCAAACCCGACCCAAACACCCATAGTGAAACCAGATGCCTAGGTGACCAGACACTTTATGGTGGTAGACCAGCCCTATTGGTTTGGTCGTGGAAGGTCGTCACGTGATAATCATCTCACGTGATCATTCTCATCCAAAACACATACACCTCTTTTACAAAACGCCTTCGAGCTCCCCCTCCCCAAAAAAATTCCTTATCCCTAGCACCAGCCCATACCTTCATCTGATCCCAAGCCCTCTGCCTATAGCCTCTCGTCTCCTATCCCATTTCCCATTTGAGCTCTTCACAATACATCGGCCCTGTTTTCGCGCTTCCAAATCGGACACTTTTGTAAACATCCATAATCTTTTCAGATTTTTTTGTACACCTCCAATAAAAAGAATATATATACCACCGCCTCTAGTGGCTCACCCTGCCCCAC
Above is a window of Yamadazyma tenuis chromosome 1, complete sequence DNA encoding:
- the BGL5 gene encoding beta-glucosidase (EggNog:ENOG503NUZK; COG:G; CAZy:GH3); protein product: MVKTLDVDSLIDQLTLEEKISLLAGNDSWHTVPIPRLGIPSLRVSDGPNGVRGIKFFNGVPSNCFVCGTGLAATFNKSLLKNCGQMMGQEAKARGVHCILGPTCNTARSPLGGRSFESYGEDPVLSGYAAASIVAGIQSEKVSACLKHFVCNDQEDERKAVDTYLTERALREIYMKPFQIALRDAHPNVIMTAYNMIDGEHVSQSKRFLQQILRHEWKFNGAVMSDWFGTYSTKEALDAGLTLEMPGPTRFRQIVQTSHKVYSNEIHTDTIDQNVRDLLNLVNESIKPDIGENIVERENDDPAAEALLRQSGAEAVVLLKNTGILPLDKKTPQKIVILGPNAKVCQDSGGGSASMAARYKITPFEGIVKKVKEGGNKATIEYAIGAHLDKNLPDVADVLVSKGGNSGSISVTFYQHPSGVEDRNELTSFEMTTTKVFLADFKAPKLDPNELLYYADLEAHYKAEESGTYEFGCSCLGSAQLFIDGKLVVDNKTKQVRGEAFFLGMGTREEKSDVQLVKGQTYHIKVEFGTSPTALVAKEFKEPGGVYFGFRLKSTPKDELAKAVQIAKDADTVIVVAGLSKEWESEGFDRPNMDIPGYTNQLIEEVTKVNSNVIIVNQSGSAVTMPWIDKVQAVVHAWFGGNETGNTIADVVFGDYNPSGKLSMTFPKRVEDNPAFLNFGSTNGKVWYGEDVYIGYRFYEKTKTDVLFPFGFGLSYTNFEFSNLKIKPVKSEIHVSVTVKNTGKIKGAEVIQVYVSPVESKIPRPIKELKNFDKVELAPGKSVSVTIPISIKEATSYWDGYKNKWSSDKGTYKVLVGNSSDNILVEGEFETDKSFNWLGL
- the EGC2_1 gene encoding endo-1,4-beta-glucanase (EggNog:ENOG503NVK2; CAZy:GH5; COG:G) — protein: MTGFLKVSGTKIVDQTGTPVVLTGAATGGHLNMENFITGYPGHETEHKKVILSKIGQEKFDYFFDKFYEYFWTKEDANVNAKGFERLDRLVDTCAANGIYTILDLHTVPGGQCQQWFSDSPTHFSWFWDFKVFQDAIVHLWSQIAHYYKDNQWVAGYNPLNEPASSDHSKLVRFYERIEKAIRGVDPHHVLFLDGNTYAMDFSQFPDQPFSNSVYAIHDYTLYGFPRGLIGTGFVEPYQGTEAQKAQLQKQYQRKVQYMKQHGIPVWNGEFGPVYASSFRGDVDPEATNRVRYQVLKDQLEVYKHGDPSGDGSAISWSIWLYKDIGLQGLTYVSEDSKWFEVFGKWLQKKKKLGLDAWGNDIDPEYQKLYTRLGEHIKANVPEKYHRVMYPPIMDIDGYVNRVTREMLFSQYCQHEYADLFVGMDFDELDELAASFKLENCARRWELEEVLRGYSEESTK